One Natator depressus isolate rNatDep1 chromosome 13, rNatDep2.hap1, whole genome shotgun sequence genomic region harbors:
- the LOC141997707 gene encoding olfactory receptor 10A7-like — MEKRKWGNQTSITEFILLGFRNLPGLQILLFLLFLVMYIVTMAGNILIVALVVADQHLRTPMYFFLGNLSCLETCYTSTILPRMLASLFTGDRTISFSGCIIQLYSFGFLVVTECFLLAAMSYDRYLAICKPLHYAALMNGRFCLQLAAGSWISGFLAITIIIFLMLQLTFCGPNEIDHFFCDFIPLLKLSCSDTQLISMVSLFLSFFDTFPPFLLTVASYIYIIATILRIPSTTGRQKAFSTCSSHLIVVTVFYGTLVIVYMLPKNNTLRDLNKVFSVFYTVLTPLLNPLIYSLRNKHVNMALRKALTKKLLVTGSQREEIQMPKT; from the exons ATGGAGAAAAGAAAATGGGGAAATCAAACGTCCATCACTGAATTCATCCTCCTGGGTTTCAGGAATCTCCCTGGATTGCAGATTCTTCTCTTCCTGCTTTTCCTAGTGATGTACATTGTTACCATGGCAGGGAACATCCTCATTGTTGCACTAGTTGTGGCTGATCAGCACCTGCgcacccccatgtactttttcctggGGAATTTGTCCTGCTTGGAGACCTGCTACACTTCCACCATCCTGCCCAGGATGCTGGCCAGTCTCTTCACTGGGGACAGGACCATCTCGTTTAGTGGTTGTATCATACAGCTTTATTCTTTTGGTTTCCTAGTGGTGACGGAATGTTTTCTCCTAGCAGCAATGTCTTATGATCGGTATTTAGCGATATGCAAACCCCTGCACTATGCAGCCCTTATGAATGGCAGGTTCTGTCTCCAGCTAGCAGCTGGCTCTTGGATAAGTGGCTTTCTGGCTATTACCATAATTATATTTTTGATGTTGCAGTTAACATTCTGTGGCCCCAATGAAATAGaccatttcttttgtgatttcattCCACTGCTTAAACTGTCCTGCAGTGACACgcaactgatttcaatggtaaGTTTATTCCTTTCCTTCTTTGATACATTTCCCCCTTTTCTATTAACGGTGGCATCCTACATATATATCATCGCCACCATCCTGAGAATCCCATCCACCACTGGgaggcaaaaggccttttccacctgctcATCCCACCTCATTGTGGTGACCGTTTTCTATGGAACCTTAGTCATTGTCTACATGCTACCAAAAAACAACACACTGAGAGACCTAAATAAAGTGTTCTCTGTCTTCTACACAGTCCTGACTCCTCTGCtcaaccccctcatctacagcctaaGAAATAAGCATGTAAATATGGCCCTAAGAAAAGCTCTGACTAA GAAGCTACTAGTCACAGGTTCCCAGAGGGAGGAAATTCAGATGCCAAAAACCTAG
- the LOC141997703 gene encoding olfactory receptor 6B1-like produces the protein MANTEWENQTYITEFILLGFGNLPELHLLLFLLFLAIYILTVGGNLLIILLILTDHHLHTPMYFFLWNLSFLETCYTSNSLPRMLESLLTGNRAISVCGCFIQNYIFGLLAGSESYLLSAMSYDRYLAICRPLHYADHMNHRFCLQLVAASWISGLLGNSIILYVLSRLVFCGPNKIDHFFCDLIPVIKLSCTETHLMELVVFLLSSIFSLPPLLLTLSSYLCILSTILRIPSTTGRLKAFSTCSSHLIVVTLFYGTIIIVYLLPKNNILRNLNKVFSLFYTVLTPMANPFIYTLRNKEVKNVLSKGVRKIRAFMRENIGT, from the coding sequence ATGGCAAACACAGAATGGGAAAATCAAACATACATCACCGAATTCATCCTCTTGGGATTCGGGAATCTTCCAGAGCTGcatctccttctcttcctgctgtTTTTAGCCATCTACATTTTGACCGTGGGTGGGAACCTCCTCATCATTCTCCTTATTTTGACTGATCATCACCTACACACTCCCATGTACTTCTTTCTGTGGAATTTGTCCTTCTTAGAAACCTGCTACACCTCAAACAGCCTGCCTAGGATGCTGGAGAGTCTCCTAACTGGAAACAGAGCTATTTCAGTTTGTGGGTGTTTcatacaaaattatatttttggtCTCCTGGCGGGCTCAGAGTCTTATCTTTTATCAGCCATGTCTTATGATCGGTATTTAGCAATATGCAGACCACTGCATTACGCAGACCACATGAATCACCGGTTCTGCCTCCAGCTAGTGGCTGCATCTTGGATAAGTGGCTTGTTGGGTAATTCCATTATATTATATGTGTTGTCACGGTTAGTTTTCTGTGGCCCCAACAAGATTGACCATTTCTTTTGTGATCTAATTCCAGTTATTAAACTCTCCTGCACTGAAACCCACCTCATGGAACTTGTGGTTTTCCTACTCTCTTCCATATTCTCTCTGCCACCATTACTACTCACCTTGTCATCTTATTTATGTATCCTCTCCACCATCCTGCGAATCCCTTCCACCACCGGGAGGCTaaaggccttttccacctgctcctctcacctcattGTCGTCACATTGTTCTACGGAACCATAATCATTGTTTATCTGTTACCAAAAAACAATATTCTGAGAAACCTGAACAaagttttttctcttttctacACTGTCTTGACCCCCATGGCCAATCCTTTCATATATACCCTGAGAAATAAAGAAGTTAAAAATGTACTCAGTAAAGGTGTCAGAAAAATTAGGGCTTTCATGAGAGAAAACATAGGCACATAA